A part of Rhinatrema bivittatum chromosome 16, aRhiBiv1.1, whole genome shotgun sequence genomic DNA contains:
- the TTC24 gene encoding tetratricopeptide repeat protein 24 isoform X1: MASEFSLEPVSTRSMASGPLVPKKKKKKWKEKAKPPEEPEEAATQHGDPLRIQAKIEALTTTGHQALVTGDSQEAVACFKKAFLLSLGTPTKKIQKACAFNLGAAYVETGKPEKGLEFLLKSRPKHEEEGSHTGDLCFNLGAAYEGLRDFPRALEYFRKAAGHYQPSEVGSAADVHTKMGRCYLGMKDSSRAAQCFREAGESYVAAGRPEAAAVALTEAGSLMLQSRQFGTGEVLNTLHECHVLCEKIPGDGILGKLYNDLGLSYSQLKIFSLAAECFEKALPFCQADKTDRRKEAVVLQNLGAAYNTLERFGTALACHRKAAALHSTLGNRQAQGQCFGNLAYAHSQLGEHEAAGKHYLHAFQAFKDSGDSHGQWQACEGLGAARFRVGDPEKAVQYYKQALSLLAKCQDVSDKVQERIVNKLTDAIQRQLSTKSRFSRGAGMAPTASLKQLPRKQQSTTPARSGNAITRGAPQHDNSAWSMRRALPLQAPEDQYLPGRPALLDRAPSMSHRAAAVAGGSQWTDGQPGLRPGARTSDSENGAEPARDEGDSERLAVVTSNYSAGGNWPDMGSIYGDRPQANSNFNNTYLHPDPFYQNYLQTGMAQNTQLSNHDYETLRLQTLAMERGNGELQGSKLKPCIQPKKRLLDSRVCAVM; the protein is encoded by the exons ATGGCTTCCGAGTTCTCCCTGGAACCAGTATCTACACGGTCGATGGCCTCTGGGCCTCTCGTccccaagaagaagaaaaagaaatggaaggAGAAGGCAAAGCCCCCCGAGGAGCCAGAGGAAGCAGCAACGCAACATGGTGACCCCCTGAGGATTCAGGCCAAAATCGAGGCCCTCACTACCACAGGGCATCAGGCCCTCGTGACCGGTGACTCCCAGGAGGCTGTGGCCTGCTTCAAAAaggctttccttctctctctgggaACCCCCACCAAGAAAATCCAGAAGGCCTGTGCTTTCAACTTGGGGGCGGCCTACGTGGAGACCGGGAAGCCCGAGAAGGGCCTCGAGTTCCTACTTAAGTCGCGACCCAAGCACGAGGAGGAGGGAAGCCACACGGGCGACCTCTGCTTCAACCTAGGAGCCGCATATGAGGGCCTGCGGGACTTCCCCCGGGCTCTGGAGTATTTCCGCAAGGCGGCCGGCCACTACCAGCCGTCGGAGGTGGGGAGCGCGGCCGACGTGCACACGAAAATGGGCCGCTGTTACCTGGGGATGAAGGACTCCTCTCGGGCCGCCCAGTGCTTCCGGGAGGCGGGAGAGTCCTACGTGGCAGCCGGGAGACCGGAAGCTGCGGCGGTGGCTTTGACTGAAGCTGGGAGCCTCATGCTGCAGAGCCGGCAGTTCGGCACGGGGGAGGTTCTCAACACGCTGCACGAGTGCCATGTGCTGTGCGAGAAGATCCCAGGCGATGGCATCTTGG GGAAGCTGTACAATGACTTAGGCCTCAGCTACTCCCAGCTGAAGATCTTCTCCCTGGCAGCCGAGTGCTTCGAGAAGGCCCTCCCCTTCTGCCAGGCCGACAAGACGGACAGACGGAAAGAGGCGGTGGTCCTGCAGAACCTGGGTGCGGCCTATAACACCCTGGAGCGGTTCGGCACAGCCCTGGCGTGCCACAGGAAGGCAGCTGCCCTACACA GCACGCTGGGGAATCGGCAGGCTCAGGGCCAGTGTTTTGGTAACCTGGCTTATGCCCACAGCCAGCTGGGGGAGCACGAGGCGGCTGGCAAACACTACCTGCACGCGTTCCAGGCCTTCAAGGACTCAG GGGACAGCCACGGTCAGTGGCAGGCCTGCGAGGGGCTCGGAGCTGCCAGGTTTCGCGTGGGAGATCCTGAAAAGGCCGTCCAGTATTACAAACAGGCCTTGTCCTTGCTCGCCAAATGCCAG GACGTCTCCGACAAGGTGCAGGAGCGCATCGTGAACAAGCTGACGGACGCCATCCAGCGCCAGTTGTCCACGAAGAGTCGCTTCTCCCGCGGGGCCGGGATGGCGCCCACCGCTTCCCTC AAGCAGCTtcccaggaagcagcagagcacgACTCCGGCTCGATCAGGGAACGCCATAACCCGCGGGGCCCCCCAACACGATAACAGTGC GTGGTCCATGAGGCGAGCCCTTCCGCTGCAGGCCCCTGAAGACCAGTACCTGCCAGGGCGGCCCGCGCTACTGGACCGGGCGCCTTCCATGTCGCACAGGGCGGCGGCGGTGGCAGGAGGCTCCCAGTGGACCGACGGACAGCCCGGGCTGAGGCCGGGCGCCCGAACCTCAG ATTCAGAAAATGGAGCCGAGCCAGCGAGAGACGAGGGAGACTCTGAGAGGCTCGCTGTGGTAACCAGCAACTACTCGGCAGGAGGCAACTGGCCTGACATGGGTTCCATCTATGGTGACCGGCCGCAAGCCAACAG tAATTTCAACAACACCTATCTTCATCCGGATCCATTCTACCAGAATTACCTCCAGACTGGAATGGCACAGAACACGCAGCTCA GTAATCACGACTACGAAACCTTGAGACTGCAAACCCTGGCCATGGAGCG AGGAAACGGTGAATTGCAGGGAAGCAAACTGAAGCCCTGCATCCAGCCGAAGAAGAGGCTACTAGATTCCCGAGTATGCGCGGTCATGTGA
- the NAXE gene encoding NAD(P)H-hydrate epimerase, producing the protein MRALLSLGSRSVFLPLLLPVLAPGARGTEKRTAAALCVNPRAASTWGSAVTAPARRKEWSPICRRGASAAMEGPRYLSQEEAQAVDEELFTAYKFSVDQLMELAGLSCATAIAKAYPTSSFMSNVPAVLVLCGPGNNGGDGLVCARHLKLFGYEPAIFYPKRTSKTLFENLTTQCQKMEIPFLKEFPSEAATIDEAYGLVVDALFGFSFKGPVREPFGNILRTLKQVTVPIASVDIPSGWDVEKGNPDGIQPDMLISLTAPKQSAQHFSGRYHYLGGRFVPPALEKKYKLNLPLYPETDCVMRLP; encoded by the exons ATGCGAGCGCTGCTGAGTCTGGGCTCGCGTTCCGTTTTCTTGCCTTTGTTGTTGCCCGTTCTCGCGCCTGGGGCGCGCGGCACAGAGAAGCGTACGGCGGCGGCCCTTTGCGTCAACCCACGCGCCGCCTCGACCTGGGGATCTGCCGTCACCGCGCCTGCGCGGAGGAAGGAGTGGAGCCCGATCTGTAGGCGGGGTGCTTCCGCCGCCATGGAGGGTCCCAGGTACTTGAG TCAGGAAGAGGCCCAAGCTGTGGATGAGGAACTTTTCACTGCGTACAAATTCAGCGTGGATCAGCTGATGGAGCTGGCAGGCCTCAGTTGTGCTACAGCCATTGCCAAG GCCTATCCCACTAGCTCTTTTATGAGCAATGTACCCGCTGTCCTGGTCCTGTGTGGGCCTGGGAACAATGGAGGTGATGGCCTGGTGTGTGCACGGCACTTGAAGCTGTTT GGGTATGAGCCGGCCATCTTTTACCCCAAGCGAACCAGTAAGACGCTGTTTGAAAACTTAACCACTCAGTGCCAGAAAATGGAGATCCCCTTTCTGAAGGAGTTCCCTTCAGAG GCTGCAACGATCGATGAGGCGTACGGTCTGGTGGTAGATGCGCTTTTCGGCTTCAGCTTCAAGGGGCCTGTGCGGGAGCCTTTTGGAAACATCCTCCGCACCCTGAAGCAGGTTACTGTACCTATTGCCAGCGTGGATATCCCATCGG GCTGGGATGTTGAGAAGGGAAACCCAGACGGCATCCAGCCAGATATGCTGATTTCTCTAACAGCTCCCAAACAGTCTGCCCAGCACTTCTCAGGGCGTTACCACTACTTGGGGGGGCGGTTTGTGCCCCCGGCACTGGAGAAGAAGTACAAGCTGAACCTGCCGCTGTACCCAGAGACGGATTGCGTCATGCGGTTACCCTGA
- the GPATCH4 gene encoding G patch domain-containing protein 4 isoform X2 — MAGSRVGHNSAEQFTFHWWDHIFNKTASNITVETGEDGVQMKRVTEDGAQISNKKPRKGANARTMLYGRFVKAATLMSGGEMPAERSESSQSSEDEEEKLDLSSANKLTDEELMRACGGRTAHKGARHGLCMSAKLARLEEQERAFLAKYGKTRQTGEDSGKQEEERCGAEEKSGKKRKGKKSKRQADHALESAEEREYRRHKKQRKEVAAQRRNEAEGHEGQSKAACREGVEEKKGPELPEEQERSKPERGSRSKKKKKKKQYQE; from the exons atggctggAAGCAGG GTGGGTCACAATTCCGCAGAGCAGTTCACGTTCCACTGGTGGGATCACATCTTCAACAAGACCGCTTCAAACATCACTGTTGAGACAGGCGAG gATGGCGTTCAGATGAAACGGGTCACGGAGGATGGTGCTCAGATTTCCAACAAAAAGCCCCGGAAAGGAGCCAATGCCCGCACCATGTTGTATGGTCGATTTGTTAAG GCAGCAACTCTGATGTCAGGAGGAGAGATGCCAGCGGAGAGGTCTGAGTCATCGCAGAGCAGCGAGGATGAAGAGGAGAAACTAGACTTGTCTTCAGCCAACAA GCTGACTGATGAAGAACTGATGAGAGCCTGTGGAGGTCGCACTGCACATAA GGGAGCACGCCACGGCTTATGCATGAGTGCTAAACTTGCTCGGctagaggagcaggagagagcatTCCTAGCCAAGTATGGAAAGACACGGCAGACGGGAGAAGATAGCggaaagcaggaggaagagcgCTGTGGTGCAGAGGAGAAGAGTGgtaagaagaggaaagggaagaaatccAAAAGGCAGGCTGACCATGCCCTGGAGAGCGCTGAAGAGAGGGAATACCGAAGGCATAAGAAGCAGAGGAAAGAGGTGGCAGCCCAAAGGAGAAACGAGGCTGAAGGCCACGAGGGCCAGAGCAAGGCTGCCtgcagggagggggtggaggagaaAAAAGGCCCAGAGCTGCCAGaagagcaggaacggagcaagccAGAAAGGGGCAGCAGGtccaaaaagaagaagaagaaaaagcagtACCAGGAATGA
- the GPATCH4 gene encoding G patch domain-containing protein 4 isoform X1: MSTSSGSRTRGIKFAERQLQRHGWKQGQGLGRRENGISEAIKVKVKCDKAGVGHNSAEQFTFHWWDHIFNKTASNITVETGEDGVQMKRVTEDGAQISNKKPRKGANARTMLYGRFVKAATLMSGGEMPAERSESSQSSEDEEEKLDLSSANKLTDEELMRACGGRTAHKGARHGLCMSAKLARLEEQERAFLAKYGKTRQTGEDSGKQEEERCGAEEKSGKKRKGKKSKRQADHALESAEEREYRRHKKQRKEVAAQRRNEAEGHEGQSKAACREGVEEKKGPELPEEQERSKPERGSRSKKKKKKKQYQE; encoded by the exons ATGAGCACCTCTTCTGGGTCCAGGACCAGGGGAATAAAGTTTGCAGAGAGGcagttacagagacatggctggAAGCAGG GCCAGGGCCTGGGAAGACGTGAGAATGGCATTTCAGAAGCCATCAAGGTGAAAGTGAAATGTGACAAAGCCGGG GTGGGTCACAATTCCGCAGAGCAGTTCACGTTCCACTGGTGGGATCACATCTTCAACAAGACCGCTTCAAACATCACTGTTGAGACAGGCGAG gATGGCGTTCAGATGAAACGGGTCACGGAGGATGGTGCTCAGATTTCCAACAAAAAGCCCCGGAAAGGAGCCAATGCCCGCACCATGTTGTATGGTCGATTTGTTAAG GCAGCAACTCTGATGTCAGGAGGAGAGATGCCAGCGGAGAGGTCTGAGTCATCGCAGAGCAGCGAGGATGAAGAGGAGAAACTAGACTTGTCTTCAGCCAACAA GCTGACTGATGAAGAACTGATGAGAGCCTGTGGAGGTCGCACTGCACATAA GGGAGCACGCCACGGCTTATGCATGAGTGCTAAACTTGCTCGGctagaggagcaggagagagcatTCCTAGCCAAGTATGGAAAGACACGGCAGACGGGAGAAGATAGCggaaagcaggaggaagagcgCTGTGGTGCAGAGGAGAAGAGTGgtaagaagaggaaagggaagaaatccAAAAGGCAGGCTGACCATGCCCTGGAGAGCGCTGAAGAGAGGGAATACCGAAGGCATAAGAAGCAGAGGAAAGAGGTGGCAGCCCAAAGGAGAAACGAGGCTGAAGGCCACGAGGGCCAGAGCAAGGCTGCCtgcagggagggggtggaggagaaAAAAGGCCCAGAGCTGCCAGaagagcaggaacggagcaagccAGAAAGGGGCAGCAGGtccaaaaagaagaagaagaaaaagcagtACCAGGAATGA
- the TTC24 gene encoding tetratricopeptide repeat protein 24 isoform X2: MASEFSLEPVSTRSMASGPLVPKKKKKKWKEKAKPPEEPEEAATQHGDPLRIQAKIEALTTTGHQALVTGDSQEAVACFKKAFLLSLGTPTKKIQKACAFNLGAAYVETGKPEKGLEFLLKSRPKHEEEGSHTGDLCFNLGAAYEGLRDFPRALEYFRKAAGHYQPSEVGSAADVHTKMGRCYLGMKDSSRAAQCFREAGESYVAAGRPEAAAVALTEAGSLMLQSRQFGTGEVLNTLHECHVLCEKIPGDGILGKLYNDLGLSYSQLKIFSLAAECFEKALPFCQADKTDRRKEAVVLQNLGAAYNTLERFGTALACHRKAAALHRDSHGQWQACEGLGAARFRVGDPEKAVQYYKQALSLLAKCQDVSDKVQERIVNKLTDAIQRQLSTKSRFSRGAGMAPTASLKQLPRKQQSTTPARSGNAITRGAPQHDNSAWSMRRALPLQAPEDQYLPGRPALLDRAPSMSHRAAAVAGGSQWTDGQPGLRPGARTSDSENGAEPARDEGDSERLAVVTSNYSAGGNWPDMGSIYGDRPQANSNFNNTYLHPDPFYQNYLQTGMAQNTQLSNHDYETLRLQTLAMERGNGELQGSKLKPCIQPKKRLLDSRVCAVM, translated from the exons ATGGCTTCCGAGTTCTCCCTGGAACCAGTATCTACACGGTCGATGGCCTCTGGGCCTCTCGTccccaagaagaagaaaaagaaatggaaggAGAAGGCAAAGCCCCCCGAGGAGCCAGAGGAAGCAGCAACGCAACATGGTGACCCCCTGAGGATTCAGGCCAAAATCGAGGCCCTCACTACCACAGGGCATCAGGCCCTCGTGACCGGTGACTCCCAGGAGGCTGTGGCCTGCTTCAAAAaggctttccttctctctctgggaACCCCCACCAAGAAAATCCAGAAGGCCTGTGCTTTCAACTTGGGGGCGGCCTACGTGGAGACCGGGAAGCCCGAGAAGGGCCTCGAGTTCCTACTTAAGTCGCGACCCAAGCACGAGGAGGAGGGAAGCCACACGGGCGACCTCTGCTTCAACCTAGGAGCCGCATATGAGGGCCTGCGGGACTTCCCCCGGGCTCTGGAGTATTTCCGCAAGGCGGCCGGCCACTACCAGCCGTCGGAGGTGGGGAGCGCGGCCGACGTGCACACGAAAATGGGCCGCTGTTACCTGGGGATGAAGGACTCCTCTCGGGCCGCCCAGTGCTTCCGGGAGGCGGGAGAGTCCTACGTGGCAGCCGGGAGACCGGAAGCTGCGGCGGTGGCTTTGACTGAAGCTGGGAGCCTCATGCTGCAGAGCCGGCAGTTCGGCACGGGGGAGGTTCTCAACACGCTGCACGAGTGCCATGTGCTGTGCGAGAAGATCCCAGGCGATGGCATCTTGG GGAAGCTGTACAATGACTTAGGCCTCAGCTACTCCCAGCTGAAGATCTTCTCCCTGGCAGCCGAGTGCTTCGAGAAGGCCCTCCCCTTCTGCCAGGCCGACAAGACGGACAGACGGAAAGAGGCGGTGGTCCTGCAGAACCTGGGTGCGGCCTATAACACCCTGGAGCGGTTCGGCACAGCCCTGGCGTGCCACAGGAAGGCAGCTGCCCTACACA GGGACAGCCACGGTCAGTGGCAGGCCTGCGAGGGGCTCGGAGCTGCCAGGTTTCGCGTGGGAGATCCTGAAAAGGCCGTCCAGTATTACAAACAGGCCTTGTCCTTGCTCGCCAAATGCCAG GACGTCTCCGACAAGGTGCAGGAGCGCATCGTGAACAAGCTGACGGACGCCATCCAGCGCCAGTTGTCCACGAAGAGTCGCTTCTCCCGCGGGGCCGGGATGGCGCCCACCGCTTCCCTC AAGCAGCTtcccaggaagcagcagagcacgACTCCGGCTCGATCAGGGAACGCCATAACCCGCGGGGCCCCCCAACACGATAACAGTGC GTGGTCCATGAGGCGAGCCCTTCCGCTGCAGGCCCCTGAAGACCAGTACCTGCCAGGGCGGCCCGCGCTACTGGACCGGGCGCCTTCCATGTCGCACAGGGCGGCGGCGGTGGCAGGAGGCTCCCAGTGGACCGACGGACAGCCCGGGCTGAGGCCGGGCGCCCGAACCTCAG ATTCAGAAAATGGAGCCGAGCCAGCGAGAGACGAGGGAGACTCTGAGAGGCTCGCTGTGGTAACCAGCAACTACTCGGCAGGAGGCAACTGGCCTGACATGGGTTCCATCTATGGTGACCGGCCGCAAGCCAACAG tAATTTCAACAACACCTATCTTCATCCGGATCCATTCTACCAGAATTACCTCCAGACTGGAATGGCACAGAACACGCAGCTCA GTAATCACGACTACGAAACCTTGAGACTGCAAACCCTGGCCATGGAGCG AGGAAACGGTGAATTGCAGGGAAGCAAACTGAAGCCCTGCATCCAGCCGAAGAAGAGGCTACTAGATTCCCGAGTATGCGCGGTCATGTGA